Proteins co-encoded in one Colletes latitarsis isolate SP2378_abdomen chromosome 2, iyColLati1, whole genome shotgun sequence genomic window:
- the Sin3a gene encoding SIN3 transcription regulator family member A isoform X1 — protein MKRVRGLDEVASPAAATLKHSSVSAGSGLGGGGGGLEYHSSSGIGVVVPGQAVRSVTSKEMPGSIQFGTAQAQQQYTGAIVVPTAAPSPIKGSGSAGLTSTCSSSSVNTGGGLHSGIGGGNNHSMGSQQPTSGTQSQVHSQQQPTIRHKVHSSNVTPLASTPPGTSLGGGSGSQQFQRLKVEDALSYLDKVKYKFSDQPQVYNDFLDIMKEFKSQSIDTPGVITRVSHLFKGHPELIVGFNTFLPPGYKIEVQANEQGYAFQVSVSMPSPTATHTATLSQHHCTVNVGSPPVASPPTQPAKAPPVLQIMQGSGNIHHSLANNISNNSLTVHAPSPPPVQTYNNSHVSAAQAQAVSQALSQAQDGIPTSGQTQQSQPVEFNHAINYVNKIKNRFQGQPDKYKRFLEILHTYQKEQRNLKESGHMGGTSGSGATGGAKHLTEAEVYSQVAKLFENQEDLLAEFGQFLPDATNQQSSLSVMFQSNKTATVNDHTTIVKKPLGPKAPYNNSGNISRELRESSGTGTIERESRDHRDRERERDRSGVRDINSVQKFGHSTGQLKRSPSFTPSVTAGNSHHIQHGPPPLKKHKVSSIRECVTIAEAGKYGSLNDYAFFDKVRKALRSQEVYENFLRCLVLFNQEIVSKSELVQLITPFLGRFPELLRWFKDFLGHLPDSSTTATTNTGSNLNVEALPNNVVRSHQERPQGDLAMEIDYTACKRLGASYCALPKSYVQPKCTGRTQLCKEVLNDTWVSFPTWSEDSTFVTSRKTQYEESIYRCEDERFELDGVIETNASTIRVLEGVHKKMSRMSQEELQKFKLDDCLGGCSPTIHQRALKRIYGDKAADIIDGLKKNPIVAVPVVLRRLKSKEEEWREAQKGFNKIWREQNEKYYLKSLDHQGINFKQNDVKALRSKSLFNEIETLYDERHEQVDDGNGDGQNNSGPHLVLPYKDKSVLDDAANLLIHHVKRQTAIHKEDKQRIKLLLKHFIPDLFFHPRQELSDDERDEDDEKEDMNVAACSNSQSITMNASPLGGGLQANRNKAPVSPIPSSTSIKTEPDVKLPIHALSNDPEEAYTLFMGSNNWYLFLRLHHILCERLTKMYERAVALAEEESRYKQQRKESTAVALRLKPKNEIEIEDYYPAFLDMVKNVLDGNMESTAYEDTLREMFGIHAYIAFTLDKVVTYAVRQLQHLVSDPICQQCMELFQREQRQPKESSGAGGLCATAYMRLGAEMAYQRKAEKAMADENCFKIYIYKKDCKMTMELLDTEGDEAMDNSCREREREGVTVSEKWSTYVERYSAPAGQTSPKDTPTLTDNEPTTNHPVSNDQAARGGRGRKRKNTDISKKMDGNGWSSLGRILAGRKPVFLYRNVRQWRKRAARMMSASMPNTNHPEKGTESTDKDKALDSVDALLKRPSGLRLADSGDTSDIINSDETQCRFNPNSYQMLYIASKEAFLYKQNSFSRARECHPAVTKHLNSKFHQWLASWASKNVADIQHRLCQDWLMGRYENLIPHKTRVITDNDQTRSPYRQYNRYRVERLQSDLLTEPCV, from the exons ATGAAACGCGTTCGCGGGCTGGACGAGGTAGCATCACCAGCAGCAGCAACATTAAAGCACTCGTCAGTGAGTGCAGGAAGTGGCTTAGGTGGCGGAGGAGGTGGTTTAGAGTACCATTCAAGCAGTGGAATAGGCGTTGTTGTACCTGGCCAAGCAGTTCGATCAGTTACTTCGAAAGAAATGCCGGGAAGCATACAATTTGGAACTGCCCAAGCTCAACAGCAATACACTGGAGCAATTGTTGTGCCGACCGCGGCTCCGTCCCCCATTAAG gGAAGTGGATCTGCAGGACTTACTTCTACATGTAGCAGTAGCAGTGTAAATACTGGTGGAGGATTGCATAGTGGGATAGGTGGTGGGAATAACCATAGTATGGGTTCTCAACAACCTACATCAGGAACACAAAGTCAAGTTCATAGCCAGCAACAACCAACAATAAGGCATAAG GTTCATTCTAGTAATGTAACACCATTAGCTTCAACCCCACCAGGCACCAGCCTAGGTGGTGGTAGTGGATCCCAACAATTTCAGAGATTAAAAGTAGAAGATGCATTGTCCTACTTAGATAAAGTCAAGTACAAATTTAGTGATCAGCCGCAG GTGTATAATGACTTCTTAGATATTATGAAAGAATTCAAGTCACAAAGCATAGATACTCCAGGAGTCATAACACGAGTGAGTCATTTATTCAAAGGGCATCCTGAACTTATTGTTGGTTTCAACACATTTCTTCCACCGGGATATAAAATAGAAGTACAGGCAAACGAGCAAGGATACGCGTTTCAAGTATCAGTCAGTATGCCGAGTCCAACGGCAACGCATACTGCTACTTTATCGCAGCATCATTGTACAGTAAACGTTGGTTCGCCCCCTGTTGCGAGTCCACCAACACAACCAGCAAAAGCACCCCCAGTTTTGCAAATAATGCAAGG ATCTGGAAATATACATCATTCTTTGGCAAACAATATTTCCAACAATAGTTTAACAGTACATGCACCATCACCACCACCAGTACAGACATACAATAATTCGCACGTTAGTGCAGCTCAAGCTCAGGCTGTGAGTCAAGCGTTAAGCCAAGCACAAGATGGAATACCAACCAGTGGACAAACTCAACAGAGTCAACCGGTTGAATTTAATCATGCAATTAATTATGTCAATAAAATCAAG AACCGATTCCAAGGTCAACCAGACAAGTATAAaagatttttagaaattttgcaTACGTATCAGAAAGAACAAAGGAATTTGAAAGAATCTGGGCATATGGGTGGTACGAGTGGGTCTGGTGCAACTGGAGGTGCAAAGCACTTAACAGAAGCAGAAGTTTACAGTCAAGTTGCAAAGTTGTTTGAAAATCAAGAAGATTTGCTTGCCGAGTTCGGGCAATTTTTACCAGACGCTACTAATCAACAGAGCTCACTG TCTGTTATGTTTCAGAGTAACAAGACTGCTACCGTTAACGATCATACAACAATCGTTAAGAAACCATTGGGACCTAAGGCACCATACAACAATTCGGGAAATATTTCGAGAGAATTGCGAGAGTCGAGCGGCACTGGTACAATAGAACGTGAAAGTCGCGATCACAGGGATCGTGAACGAGAACGTGACAGATCTGGCGTACGAGATATTAATAGTGTTCAGAAATTTGGCCACAGTACAGGACAATTAAAAAGAAGTCCATCGTTCACGCCTTCGGTAACAGCCGGAAATTCTCATCATATACAACACGGTCCACCCCCCTTGAAGAAACATAAGGTGTCCTCTATACGCGAATGCGTTACTATAGCTGAAGCTGGGAAATACGGCAGTTTGAACGACTATGCGTTCTTTGACAAG GTTCGTAAAGCTCTGAGGTCTCAGGAAGTATATGAAAATTTTCTGAGATGCTTGGTCCTTTTTAATCAAGAGATAGTGTCCAAATCTGAGCTGGTGCAGTTGATAACGCCATTTCTCGGTCGCTTTCCGGAGCTTTTACGCTGGTTTAAGGATTTCCTTGGTCATTTACCTGACTCCTCCACTACCGCCACAACAAACACAGGGAGCAATTTAAACGTCGAAGCGCTACCAAATAATGTTGTACGAAGTCATCAAGAGCGACCTCAAGGCGATTTGGCGATGGAAATCGATTATACAGCATGTAAACGTCTAGGAGCGTCGTATTGCGCGTTACCAAAGTCATACGTTCAACCAAAGTGTACAGGGAGAACGCAGTTGTGTAAAGAAGTTCTTAATGATACATGGGTTTCGTTTCCAACTTGGTCAGAGGACAGCACATTCGTAACATCGAG AAAAACTCAATACGAAGAATCGATTTATCGCTGCGAGGATGAACGATTCGAATTGGACGGTGTGATAGAAACAAATGCGTCAACGATTAGAGTTCTCGAAGGTGTTCACAAGAAAATGAGTAGAATGAGTCAAGAGGAACTTCAGAAATTCAAGCTCGATGATTGTCTTGGTGGTTGTTCTCCTACGATTCATCAGAGGGCTTTGAAGAGGATATACGGCGATAAAGCTGCTGATATTATAGACGGTCTTAAGAAAAATCCTATAGTAGCGGTACCAGTGGTTCTTCGACGATTAAAAAGTAAAGAGGAAGAGTGGCGGGAGGCGCAGAaaggttttaataaaatttggagGGAACAAAACGAGAAATATTACTTAAAGTCCCTAGATCATCAGGGTATCAATTTTAAGCAAAATGACGTGAAAGCACTAAGATCTAAAAGCTTATTTAATGAGATTGAAACGTTATATGATGAG AGACACGAACAAGTGGACGATGGCAACGGAGACGGCCAAAACAATAGCGGCCCGCACCTTGTATTACCCTATAAAGATAAATCTGTTCTAGACGATGCAGCTAATCTTCTTATTCATCACGTAAAACGTCAAACAGCTATCCACAAAGAAGATAAACAACGAATAAAGCTTTTATTGAAGCATTTTATACCTGATCTTTTCTTTCATCCACGCCAGGAGCTTAGCGACGACGAAAGGGATGAAGATG atgaaaaagaagatatgaaTGTAGCAGCGTGTAGCAATTCTCAATCAATAACGATGAATGCTTCTCCGTTGGGTGGTGGTCTTCAAGCGAATAGGAACAAAGCGCCGGTATCTCCGATTCCGTCTTCCACGTCGATTAAAACCGAACCCGATGTAAAGCTACCCATTCATGCCCTGTCGAACGACCCTGAAGAAGCGTACACGCTTTTCATGGGGAGTAACAATTGGTACCTCTTTTTGAGGTTACATCACATCCTGTGTGAAAGGTTGACAAAAATGTATGAAAGAGCAGTTGCCCTTGCGGAAGAGGAATCGCGGTACAAGCAGCAGCGCAAAGAAAGTACAGCCGTCGCATTAAGATTAAAACCCAAAA ATGAAATTGAAATTGAGGACTATTATCCTGCATTTTTGGATATGGTTAAAAATGTCCTGGACGGTAATATGGAGAGCACCGCGTATGAAGATACGTTACGAGAAATGTTCGGTATTCATGCATATATTGCCTTCACGTTGGATAAGGTTGTAACGTATGCTGTGAGACAA TTGCAGCATTTGGTTTCGGATCCCATATGCCAGCAATGCATGGAACTATTTCAACGAGAACAGCGTCAACCAAAAGAAAGTAGTGGTGCCGGTGGTTTGTGTGCTACTGCATATATGAGACTTGGTGCGGAAATGGCGTATCAACGTAAAGCTGAGAAAGCCATGGCAGACGAAAACTGTTTTAAAATATACATA TATAAAAAGGACTGCAAAATGACAATGGAATTATTGGATACAGAGGGTGATGAGGCAATGGACAACAGTTGTAGGGAAAGGGAAAGGGAAGGAGTTACAGTGTCTGAAAAATGGTCTACATATGTTGAGAGGTATTCTGCTCCAGCTGGACAGACTAGCCCGAAAGACACCCCTACCTTAACAGACAATGAGCCAACAACCAATCATCCTGTGAGTAACGACCAGGCAGCAAGGGGGGGGAGGGGCAGAAAGCGCAAGAACACTGACATTAGCAAGAAG ATGGATGGAAATGGTTGGAGTTCTTTAGGCAGAATCTTGGCAGGCCGTAAACCCGTATTTCTGTATCGTAATGTTAGACAATGGAGGAAGAGAGCTGCTAGAATGATGTCAGCATCCATGCCTAATACAAATCATCCTGAGAAAGGCACaga ATCAACCGACAAAGATAAAGCATTGGATTCTGTAGATGCACTTTTAAAACGGCCTTCTGGTTTAAGATTAGCAGACTCTGGAGATAC
- the Sin3a gene encoding SIN3 transcription regulator family member A isoform X4, with the protein MKRVRGLDEVASPAAATLKHSSVSAGSGLGGGGGGLEYHSSSGIGVVVPGQAVRSVTSKEMPGSIQFGTAQAQQQYTGAIVVPTAAPSPIKVHSSNVTPLASTPPGTSLGGGSGSQQFQRLKVEDALSYLDKVKYKFSDQPQVYNDFLDIMKEFKSQSIDTPGVITRVSHLFKGHPELIVGFNTFLPPGYKIEVQANEQGYAFQVSVSMPSPTATHTATLSQHHCTVNVGSPPVASPPTQPAKAPPVLQIMQGSGNIHHSLANNISNNSLTVHAPSPPPVQTYNNSHVSAAQAQAVSQALSQAQDGIPTSGQTQQSQPVEFNHAINYVNKIKNRFQGQPDKYKRFLEILHTYQKEQRNLKESGHMGGTSGSGATGGAKHLTEAEVYSQVAKLFENQEDLLAEFGQFLPDATNQQSSLSVMFQSNKTATVNDHTTIVKKPLGPKAPYNNSGNISRELRESSGTGTIERESRDHRDRERERDRSGVRDINSVQKFGHSTGQLKRSPSFTPSVTAGNSHHIQHGPPPLKKHKVSSIRECVTIAEAGKYGSLNDYAFFDKVRKALRSQEVYENFLRCLVLFNQEIVSKSELVQLITPFLGRFPELLRWFKDFLGHLPDSSTTATTNTGSNLNVEALPNNVVRSHQERPQGDLAMEIDYTACKRLGASYCALPKSYVQPKCTGRTQLCKEVLNDTWVSFPTWSEDSTFVTSRKTQYEESIYRCEDERFELDGVIETNASTIRVLEGVHKKMSRMSQEELQKFKLDDCLGGCSPTIHQRALKRIYGDKAADIIDGLKKNPIVAVPVVLRRLKSKEEEWREAQKGFNKIWREQNEKYYLKSLDHQGINFKQNDVKALRSKSLFNEIETLYDERHEQVDDGNGDGQNNSGPHLVLPYKDKSVLDDAANLLIHHVKRQTAIHKEDKQRIKLLLKHFIPDLFFHPRQELSDDERDEDDEKEDMNVAACSNSQSITMNASPLGGGLQANRNKAPVSPIPSSTSIKTEPDVKLPIHALSNDPEEAYTLFMGSNNWYLFLRLHHILCERLTKMYERAVALAEEESRYKQQRKESTAVALRLKPKNEIEIEDYYPAFLDMVKNVLDGNMESTAYEDTLREMFGIHAYIAFTLDKVVTYAVRQLQHLVSDPICQQCMELFQREQRQPKESSGAGGLCATAYMRLGAEMAYQRKAEKAMADENCFKIYIYKKDCKMTMELLDTEGDEAMDNSCREREREGVTVSEKWSTYVERYSAPAGQTSPKDTPTLTDNEPTTNHPVSNDQAARGGRGRKRKNTDISKKMDGNGWSSLGRILAGRKPVFLYRNVRQWRKRAARMMSASMPNTNHPEKGTESTDKDKALDSVDALLKRPSGLRLADSGDTSDIINSDETQCRFNPNSYQMLYIASKEAFLYKQNSFSRARECHPAVTKHLNSKFHQWLASWASKNVADIQHRLCQDWLMGRYENLIPHKTRVITDNDQTRSPYRQYNRYRVERLQSDLLTEPCV; encoded by the exons ATGAAACGCGTTCGCGGGCTGGACGAGGTAGCATCACCAGCAGCAGCAACATTAAAGCACTCGTCAGTGAGTGCAGGAAGTGGCTTAGGTGGCGGAGGAGGTGGTTTAGAGTACCATTCAAGCAGTGGAATAGGCGTTGTTGTACCTGGCCAAGCAGTTCGATCAGTTACTTCGAAAGAAATGCCGGGAAGCATACAATTTGGAACTGCCCAAGCTCAACAGCAATACACTGGAGCAATTGTTGTGCCGACCGCGGCTCCGTCCCCCATTAAG GTTCATTCTAGTAATGTAACACCATTAGCTTCAACCCCACCAGGCACCAGCCTAGGTGGTGGTAGTGGATCCCAACAATTTCAGAGATTAAAAGTAGAAGATGCATTGTCCTACTTAGATAAAGTCAAGTACAAATTTAGTGATCAGCCGCAG GTGTATAATGACTTCTTAGATATTATGAAAGAATTCAAGTCACAAAGCATAGATACTCCAGGAGTCATAACACGAGTGAGTCATTTATTCAAAGGGCATCCTGAACTTATTGTTGGTTTCAACACATTTCTTCCACCGGGATATAAAATAGAAGTACAGGCAAACGAGCAAGGATACGCGTTTCAAGTATCAGTCAGTATGCCGAGTCCAACGGCAACGCATACTGCTACTTTATCGCAGCATCATTGTACAGTAAACGTTGGTTCGCCCCCTGTTGCGAGTCCACCAACACAACCAGCAAAAGCACCCCCAGTTTTGCAAATAATGCAAGG ATCTGGAAATATACATCATTCTTTGGCAAACAATATTTCCAACAATAGTTTAACAGTACATGCACCATCACCACCACCAGTACAGACATACAATAATTCGCACGTTAGTGCAGCTCAAGCTCAGGCTGTGAGTCAAGCGTTAAGCCAAGCACAAGATGGAATACCAACCAGTGGACAAACTCAACAGAGTCAACCGGTTGAATTTAATCATGCAATTAATTATGTCAATAAAATCAAG AACCGATTCCAAGGTCAACCAGACAAGTATAAaagatttttagaaattttgcaTACGTATCAGAAAGAACAAAGGAATTTGAAAGAATCTGGGCATATGGGTGGTACGAGTGGGTCTGGTGCAACTGGAGGTGCAAAGCACTTAACAGAAGCAGAAGTTTACAGTCAAGTTGCAAAGTTGTTTGAAAATCAAGAAGATTTGCTTGCCGAGTTCGGGCAATTTTTACCAGACGCTACTAATCAACAGAGCTCACTG TCTGTTATGTTTCAGAGTAACAAGACTGCTACCGTTAACGATCATACAACAATCGTTAAGAAACCATTGGGACCTAAGGCACCATACAACAATTCGGGAAATATTTCGAGAGAATTGCGAGAGTCGAGCGGCACTGGTACAATAGAACGTGAAAGTCGCGATCACAGGGATCGTGAACGAGAACGTGACAGATCTGGCGTACGAGATATTAATAGTGTTCAGAAATTTGGCCACAGTACAGGACAATTAAAAAGAAGTCCATCGTTCACGCCTTCGGTAACAGCCGGAAATTCTCATCATATACAACACGGTCCACCCCCCTTGAAGAAACATAAGGTGTCCTCTATACGCGAATGCGTTACTATAGCTGAAGCTGGGAAATACGGCAGTTTGAACGACTATGCGTTCTTTGACAAG GTTCGTAAAGCTCTGAGGTCTCAGGAAGTATATGAAAATTTTCTGAGATGCTTGGTCCTTTTTAATCAAGAGATAGTGTCCAAATCTGAGCTGGTGCAGTTGATAACGCCATTTCTCGGTCGCTTTCCGGAGCTTTTACGCTGGTTTAAGGATTTCCTTGGTCATTTACCTGACTCCTCCACTACCGCCACAACAAACACAGGGAGCAATTTAAACGTCGAAGCGCTACCAAATAATGTTGTACGAAGTCATCAAGAGCGACCTCAAGGCGATTTGGCGATGGAAATCGATTATACAGCATGTAAACGTCTAGGAGCGTCGTATTGCGCGTTACCAAAGTCATACGTTCAACCAAAGTGTACAGGGAGAACGCAGTTGTGTAAAGAAGTTCTTAATGATACATGGGTTTCGTTTCCAACTTGGTCAGAGGACAGCACATTCGTAACATCGAG AAAAACTCAATACGAAGAATCGATTTATCGCTGCGAGGATGAACGATTCGAATTGGACGGTGTGATAGAAACAAATGCGTCAACGATTAGAGTTCTCGAAGGTGTTCACAAGAAAATGAGTAGAATGAGTCAAGAGGAACTTCAGAAATTCAAGCTCGATGATTGTCTTGGTGGTTGTTCTCCTACGATTCATCAGAGGGCTTTGAAGAGGATATACGGCGATAAAGCTGCTGATATTATAGACGGTCTTAAGAAAAATCCTATAGTAGCGGTACCAGTGGTTCTTCGACGATTAAAAAGTAAAGAGGAAGAGTGGCGGGAGGCGCAGAaaggttttaataaaatttggagGGAACAAAACGAGAAATATTACTTAAAGTCCCTAGATCATCAGGGTATCAATTTTAAGCAAAATGACGTGAAAGCACTAAGATCTAAAAGCTTATTTAATGAGATTGAAACGTTATATGATGAG AGACACGAACAAGTGGACGATGGCAACGGAGACGGCCAAAACAATAGCGGCCCGCACCTTGTATTACCCTATAAAGATAAATCTGTTCTAGACGATGCAGCTAATCTTCTTATTCATCACGTAAAACGTCAAACAGCTATCCACAAAGAAGATAAACAACGAATAAAGCTTTTATTGAAGCATTTTATACCTGATCTTTTCTTTCATCCACGCCAGGAGCTTAGCGACGACGAAAGGGATGAAGATG atgaaaaagaagatatgaaTGTAGCAGCGTGTAGCAATTCTCAATCAATAACGATGAATGCTTCTCCGTTGGGTGGTGGTCTTCAAGCGAATAGGAACAAAGCGCCGGTATCTCCGATTCCGTCTTCCACGTCGATTAAAACCGAACCCGATGTAAAGCTACCCATTCATGCCCTGTCGAACGACCCTGAAGAAGCGTACACGCTTTTCATGGGGAGTAACAATTGGTACCTCTTTTTGAGGTTACATCACATCCTGTGTGAAAGGTTGACAAAAATGTATGAAAGAGCAGTTGCCCTTGCGGAAGAGGAATCGCGGTACAAGCAGCAGCGCAAAGAAAGTACAGCCGTCGCATTAAGATTAAAACCCAAAA ATGAAATTGAAATTGAGGACTATTATCCTGCATTTTTGGATATGGTTAAAAATGTCCTGGACGGTAATATGGAGAGCACCGCGTATGAAGATACGTTACGAGAAATGTTCGGTATTCATGCATATATTGCCTTCACGTTGGATAAGGTTGTAACGTATGCTGTGAGACAA TTGCAGCATTTGGTTTCGGATCCCATATGCCAGCAATGCATGGAACTATTTCAACGAGAACAGCGTCAACCAAAAGAAAGTAGTGGTGCCGGTGGTTTGTGTGCTACTGCATATATGAGACTTGGTGCGGAAATGGCGTATCAACGTAAAGCTGAGAAAGCCATGGCAGACGAAAACTGTTTTAAAATATACATA TATAAAAAGGACTGCAAAATGACAATGGAATTATTGGATACAGAGGGTGATGAGGCAATGGACAACAGTTGTAGGGAAAGGGAAAGGGAAGGAGTTACAGTGTCTGAAAAATGGTCTACATATGTTGAGAGGTATTCTGCTCCAGCTGGACAGACTAGCCCGAAAGACACCCCTACCTTAACAGACAATGAGCCAACAACCAATCATCCTGTGAGTAACGACCAGGCAGCAAGGGGGGGGAGGGGCAGAAAGCGCAAGAACACTGACATTAGCAAGAAG ATGGATGGAAATGGTTGGAGTTCTTTAGGCAGAATCTTGGCAGGCCGTAAACCCGTATTTCTGTATCGTAATGTTAGACAATGGAGGAAGAGAGCTGCTAGAATGATGTCAGCATCCATGCCTAATACAAATCATCCTGAGAAAGGCACaga ATCAACCGACAAAGATAAAGCATTGGATTCTGTAGATGCACTTTTAAAACGGCCTTCTGGTTTAAGATTAGCAGACTCTGGAGATAC